AGATGGCTAGCAAGTTGATTACCCGTTCTTTTGCAAACACGAGAAGAAATTGTCCCCTAATAGATCTCTCCATCACGTGACCGAGGGGGAACATCCTCTTCCATCGCTCGTCATGGTAACGCAGGCtacgcctttttttttttttggtagaaagtaGGCTACGCCTTTGGTACCGCTGAAGTACACGACGACCAGAACCGTTCTGTCGTCATATTCTCTCTTTCCCTCGCGGAAACATCAGAGTCAGACCGGTCCATCATTGAGGTGGTGGATCGATGACGATGATACAAGCGATGACGACCTTGAGGCCGTCGGATCCCGTGACATAGGCCGCGACCGTGACGCCCCTGAGGTTGGAGGCGAAGGGAGCCGAGTTTGAGATCCAGCGGGGGCGACGTACGGTTGGAGAGGTGGAGGAATGAGTTCTCGCCCGCCTCTATGAAGCGGTGGACTGGATGAAGCTGGTAGTCCCTCCTGCCGTCGGTGAGTTGCTGGAGGCGCCAAAGCCGTCGTTGTCAATTGAGAGGCCGTGGAATCTGAGGACAAGTAGGGCGGGGTCCTAGGGGAAAAATTTTAAGGATTTTAGTTATAAATTGTGTAGAACAAAAAGGACttcaagctaaaattttaattttactaGAGTGTGCAATTTACACTTTATTTTAATCATCAAAAAATCTACCTGATGTTTTTGATTTAGGAGTCCAGGAACGTGATAGATTTTCTAAAACTTTTCaattaaaaatagaataaattataaaaatcttcATGAGTTTAtggataaattatatttatacttaacagtttaaaaattttatggttATCCTCTTgagatttattttatttaatattttaattcataatttaatagaaTGTTAGTTTAACTTAAATACGATCCAGATgtcatgtaaaaaaattttaaaaaataattaaaatagctTTAAGCGATATAATATCCATCCAAGtaagagaaaaaattaagagATATCGTGGGTCTAGAGATTGATCTTAATGGCATCGATATGAAATAGGCAGACATTGATGAAGGTTTTAATAAATAGACTGTTGTAGATAAAAGATTCCAAAGACATTTGAGAGTAGAGAAAATAAAAAGGAGCATTATTTTTATAgaggtaattttatttttttatattagataaaTTATTCCATtaatgctattaatttaattgtgtgcaaatataaattttattaatggcTGTGTATCGTATAATAGACataaatctgatataatttatttaaaaaaataattataaaggaACCATGGTTAATGCATCCGCTTTTCAAATCACTTACGGCAGCGTCCGTTAGCTACTACAAGAGACGATCATTCAACAGCTTGACTTAGGGGACCAAATGGAATACGGTCCACGTGCTTTAAGTTGGCTTCACAAATGGAACAAAGAAGTACCAGTGGAGCCGGATTCAGTTCAAATTTTTTGCTTGGTAGATGCTGAAAGGTTTTGGTGAGGCTCGTGCAAAGGTGATCATTTGCTAAAATTCCGTAAAGCACGTTCTTTGCACCGCATAGCAAAGAAGCCTGGAATTTAACCAAGAAAAAGACACCCTCCCCCTCCTATTCCTGCAAAGTTTTTCTTTCCCACTCCAATCTACCATGATCGCTTAGCCTTTTCTCCGTTTGCAACTTCGCCAGGATGGGTGAGGGCACATCGCACTATTTACTCTTTTCCAAAGCGTATGCAAGTTAGTACTcctggtttttttttttccttccttcgtGCGGGCGcgcgtgtgagagagagagagagagacgtgtTAGCATTATTCGACCTCTTTGATAGAGGCCAAGGGCCAAGGCAGACTTGCCTCAACGTGAGGGGTCCCAGAGTGTTATATTAAGTTTCTAACACATATTTTTTGGCTCAAAAAAATAAGCTAACATTGGGATTGTTACAGGACTATAATGTGTCGGTGATGTTTTACCCCAGCCATTATTTGGTGGACATTGTCCGCGAGAAAATTGGACGGGTTCTCAAGCTGGATTCTATACAAGGTGGTCGAGTGTGGCTCGGCGCTGACGTGCTCATCTTCAACACATGGCATTGGTGGCCTACGAGGGGACCCTCCCAGCCGTGAGAACggcatccaagctcctttctgtcttccactttgctcatatcTACAGGACGGCCAACTTTAATTTATATTTGGAACTAAGAGCTTAAGGAGGATTTTGTGGTGCAGATGGGACTTCATTCAGGACGGCGACAAGATATTGAAGGACATGGACCGCACTGAGGCTTTCTCTAAGGCACTGGCCACGTGGGCCAGCTGGGTGGACTCCAGCATCAATCCAGCCACAACTGAAGTCTTCTACCAGGGAATCTCTCCATCACATTACCGGTAAGTCATGGCAGGGGGTCAATTGGAAATTCTCTGTGAGGAAATTTTCTTACAGTCTGGTCTGATAGTTAAATATTACGCTACACAATTTCCGATACGTCAAATTTCATCACACAACAAACATTAGCAGGTATCACATCTAGTAATGCTATCAAGTGCAACATTAATCTAACAGCAAGTAGCGCATCCAGTAATGCCATCAAGTGCAGTACTGATCTACGTTGAGCTAGTGGCATGTTGGGCTATTGCTCAGCAAGTAGCACATCTGGTGATACTATCAAGTGCAATATGAATCTATGTTGAGCTAGTGGCATGTTGGGCTATTGCCGGGTGGTTACACCCTCAAAAACTTGAAGATCTTATGTTTGTAtaagaatccaagcagatatttgTTCAATTCTATATTAGCTACGtactagataaattttaaatatttatatattactaaaaaattttaataatattttctgattaatttttttggatgaaggCCTAGGTTGTTACTTTTGAAGTCCCCAAACATATTTTCCTAGGTGTTTAATATGGATAAATAGTCATACTCTGCTTCAGAATGAGAGGTAACTTATTGGATGAAGTCTTCAATTGCTATAGTTCAAGTTCCCGAACATGTTTTCCTTGGTGTTTAATATGGATAATCAGTAATACTCCACTTCAAAGTGAGGGGTCAATGATTCAAATCGTAAGTGGTGTTATATGTTTACATTTTGATCATGAGTAACTTACTTTGAGAATTTTCTAGGGCAAAAATATTGGATTCATATCCCAACATTAGTCAAAATACTTAATGTATAGGTTGGACTCCCTCTTGCTCTAAAACAAAAAGGGCCGGATGAGACTTAATATTCCTTgcatgatgataacaaaatataaCAATATGCagtaaaaaaatcaaacaattaTGTACCTTACGTGATCTTTcgctggaaaagagtttttatactcTCAAAAGTATTAAACCGTGCCTTTAGAAGCTCAAACAATTTTTTAGGGTTAAAAGGAAGAAGCATAGATAATATTTTTGGAGAAGCATGGGAAGATCACataattttcttattttcttcccCACCTTTAATTTTCTTACAATCATTTTCTTCATAGCTGTCACCATTTTATTCCAAGATTACTTTTAGTTTTATCTCTTTTCTCCTTTCTCCTAATATTTAAGATGCTTCTTTCACATTTTTAACCCCCAAAAAATGGAAACCAAAAGAAATCTAGATGTATATATACTTCATTCACACTGAATCAAAAGAATGGGAATGTCGCAGCTCAGGACGTGAGATATGGCATACTTTATTTTAATGATGACAATTTATCTTGCCCAGTTTTTTATTACAAACGTTTCTTTGATATTGTGTTTTACTAACGTATGATCACTCGGAAACTAGGGGACAGGATTGGGGCGGGTCACCCAAAGATAGTTGTTCTACGCAAACACAGCCACTGAACGCATCAACATATCCTGCAGGACCACCGCCACAAGAAGCCATCGTTTTATATACGTTGCGTACCATGTCGAAGCCCGTACATTACCTGGATATAACCTTTCTGTCGCAGCTCAGGAAAGATGCTCACCCATCAAAGTATAATGGTGTTCACTACCAAAATGACTGCAGCCATTGGTGCGTTGCTGGCCTTCCGGACACATGGAACCAGCTCATGTATGCGGCTGTTGTGAGTCGAAAGTGAGATAGCATGTAGGATTCCCATGGGAAGGAAATCGTTCCTTGAAATGAATAATGATTCGAATATATTTCTCAAATGAAAAAATGGTTCAATTTATGTCCTTTTATATGTTGTATTGGCTCTTCTCCAAGTTGCTACTTAAGTATTTGGACGTGAACTTGCGGTACATGGTCCTCGAAGACACCTTAGTGCAGAATGGTCGCTAATTTGTTAACGGGTGGAAAAATTATGGGAAATCCATAAAGAAATGTGATTAAAATGGTTTTATTCGAAGAGAAGCAATGCCAATAGACAAATAAGCCACAAGAtcctttgaaaaaataataataaatctagTTGAGATAAATCTCTAAAAGATCAGTACGATATCCTCTCCAAACGAGAGGAGGGTAAACAAGATTATAATGGCAGCATTTGGTAATTCAAATGGGATCACTACAGTGATCTTAGATCATCGGTAATTTGAATTCTGATCTAATCATTAGTGATCTAAGATCATTATATTTGATAGACTATAATTCAGTGATTAAAGATCCTCAGGTACTCATAAGTAACATGTTTGGTATTTTATGGAAATCCAAGATCACTGATTATATAATACCAAATTAcccataatatatttcataaaatatatttattaatcatatataatatattataaataaaatattactatacttattaatatattaatgattAATAGACTCtataaaagtaaatttattagttttataaattatttatcctATGAGaatatattaattgttattatagaattattatttttatttgtacttataatatattacttattaatataaatatttattttaattaaaaaataagataaatagaagtactatattaaatatttttactatcgaaatataaaatataataagatatttttattctaagtTAAAATTATCATATGATAATAATTAACTAGCACTCAATCCTTATATTGCGgagatttaattgataataatgattatattttatataaaatgttGCTCTCACtaattaatttcataataagatcaAAAGGATTTTTGAGAGTTCTTCTTTCCAAAGAAGGCTTTCCAAATCAGTAAAGATTACTGcatttgatattattttttttatcatactatatatatttttatttttatttaaaaatataaataataaaaactaaaatttgaTACGTCACATTGtgaaaaattatcctataatcttacatgTCCATATAGAAGTCACCCCTAATATCCATGtattactttattattattatatagatatataaattttttattatactatttatacttttattttttatttttatttaaaatattaaaaaaatttgatatctgACGTTGCGAGAGATTATgctataatcttacgtgtcaataTAAAATGTTATCCCTAATATTCGTATGTTGCttcactattattatatagatagattttttcatcatactatttatacttttattttttattaaaaaatataaaaaataaaaaaataaaacttgatatgtGGCATTGTGGTAAATTATCTTATAAAGTTATGTGTCAATACGAAATATCACTTTTAATACCCGTATattactttactattattatataaaaaaataaaacttgatacgTGGCATTACAGAagattatcttataattttacGTATCAATATGGAATGCCACCTCCAATACCTGTGtattactttattattattatatagatagatagatttttttatcatactatttatatttatattttttatttaaaa
The sequence above is a segment of the Elaeis guineensis isolate ETL-2024a chromosome 7, EG11, whole genome shotgun sequence genome. Coding sequences within it:
- the LOC140859399 gene encoding protein trichome birefringence-like 38, whose product is MASRTHLGFAPLLLRYVSLVLMASLWPVTAGRLSPAACDLFNGSWVYDESYPPYDSESCPFNRREFNCLRYGRPDKLYLKYRWSPNGCDLPRFDGRDLLERWREKKIMFVGDSLSLNQYNSLLCLLYMAVPNQKTNSSDNGTLKTVIFEDYNVSVMFYPSHYLVDIVREKIGRVLKLDSIQGGRVWLGADVLIFNTWHWWPTRGPSQPWDFIQDGDKILKDMDRTEAFSKALATWASWVDSSINPATTEVFYQGISPSHYRGQDWGGSPKDSCSTQTQPLNASTYPAGPPPQEAIVLYTLRTMSKPVHYLDITFLSQLRKDAHPSKYNGVHYQNDCSHWCVAGLPDTWNQLMYAAVVSRK